The Vibrio tapetis subsp. tapetis genome segment GAAGGCGTGGTTTCTAACGTTGCCAACTTTGGTGCCTTTGTTGATATCGGCGTGCATCAAGATGGTTTAGTGCATATTTCCGCACTAACGGATCGCTATGTATCCGACCCTCGTGAAGTGGTAAAAGCGGGCGATATTGTAAAGGTTAAGGTAATGGAAGTAGATGCACAACGTAAGCGAATTGCGCTTACCATGCGTCTGACTGATGAACCCGTTCAAGATAACCGCAGCCAACGTGGTAGTAATGAACGACCTACGCAAAACCAAAGACCGCGCCAGCAAGCTTCAAGAGACAATGCGCGCAATCAAAATCGCCAAGATTCGTCGAACACCCCAATGGGTGGCGCATTTGCTGCGGCGTTTGCTAATGCGAAGAAGAAATAGATCAGAATACAGAGACGGGCTTCGCCCTGAGAGTACAGAGTGGTCATAATTCGCGACTAGAGACGATAAAAGCAAAGAGCAAAGAATCAGCGCCTGCTGTTTTCTTTGCTCTTGTTGTTTCTAGTAAGCGAAGCGTATTCTCTGTTTATCCTATTTTTTCGCTTTTTTAAACGTATAGTTACCCTTTATTTTCCGCCATAAGCCAAACACATCCGTTCTAGGGAAGATAGCTATACGGCGAATTTGTTGTAAGTCTTGATGGAAAGCCAATGGGCCTGAATTAGTCGCAACACTAAATGGATAACCCGCTTGTTCTGCCAACTGTTTAGTTTCTTCGCTTAAGTCGCCGTAGGGGTACGCAAAAGAAAATAACGATTTCCCAATCAATTCTTCCAGTTGTCGTTTATTTTCTTCAATTTCATATTGTTGTTGCTCTCTTCCCAGTTTGCTCAACTTAGGGTGAGTCAAAGTATGACCACCAATCTCAACATGACCAGAGTCAACCATCGCCTTTAATTGCTCAGCACTCATCAGCGGTACTTTGTTGTCAGGTTTATCCACACCTTCAACATCCCAGCGATTAAAGTCCTCTCCTGTCACAGCATATACCACGGCTTTAAAGTCATATTTTTTCAATAGTGGTAACATTAAGTGATAGTTGTCTTCATAACCATCGTCAACGGTAATCATAATATATCGCTTACCAGCCTCTAAGCGATGTAAAACTCCGTTATCGGCTAAATCAGCAAAGGTTAGTGTTTCAAAACCCATTTTTTTGATTAATTTTAAGTGCTTTTCCAGCATATCAACGTGCAAATATGTGCCATTTACCCCCGCTCCACTCCCGTCACGAATAAAGCGGTGATACATAATTACTGGCATTTCACTTTGCAGCTTTTCAACTATCACATCTTGATAAATATTTTCAAGATGATCGACGACCTTGGATAAATCATAGTGCGATCGGATCGTATCTGATACACCACTTTGACAATTTGACTCCAATAGCGCTTGTTCCACTTGATGACTAATCATGGAGAAATCGATATCCAAATCTTTAGGGCCGATATCACCAAAATTAGTCGCCATCGCCTGAACTACATTATCGTTAGTCACCACACCGATAGAATTTGCTTCACCTATTGCAAACGTAGGACGTCCACACAGTA includes the following:
- a CDS encoding polysaccharide deacetylase family protein codes for the protein MNVLMALSQLEVTGAEVYATTVGDELTSRGHNVFYVSDTLTKPHQGEFFKLRFNKRSIVRRFWHVGYLVYLIKKHNIQLVHAHSRASSWSCHIACKLTGTPMVTTVHGRQPVHASRKRFHAMGDKALPVCEAIRQQLIQELDVPESQLKVSRNGIETTQFQQMPTPTNDKPIITIIGRLSGPKGDLCFRLLSECLDSEQYHIKVVTGSAVTERFKPFLNQVEFTGYTDDVPTMLAKSDLVIGAGRVAMESLLCGRPTFAIGEANSIGVVTNDNVVQAMATNFGDIGPKDLDIDFSMISHQVEQALLESNCQSGVSDTIRSHYDLSKVVDHLENIYQDVIVEKLQSEMPVIMYHRFIRDGSGAGVNGTYLHVDMLEKHLKLIKKMGFETLTFADLADNGVLHRLEAGKRYIMITVDDGYEDNYHLMLPLLKKYDFKAVVYAVTGEDFNRWDVEGVDKPDNKVPLMSAEQLKAMVDSGHVEIGGHTLTHPKLSKLGREQQQYEIEENKRQLEELIGKSLFSFAYPYGDLSEETKQLAEQAGYPFSVATNSGPLAFHQDLQQIRRIAIFPRTDVFGLWRKIKGNYTFKKAKK